One Pseudomonas rhizophila DNA window includes the following coding sequences:
- a CDS encoding efflux RND transporter permease subunit, whose translation MGFNLSEWALRNRQIVLFLMLLLAIVGALSYTKLGQSEDPPFTFKAMVIRTNWPGATAEEVSRQVTERIEKKLMETGDYERIVSFSRPGESQVTFMARDSLHSAQIPELWYQIRKKVSDIRHTLPPGIQGPFFNDEFGTTFGNIYALTGDGFDYGVLKDYADRIQIQLQRVKDVGKVELLGLQDEKIWIELSNVKLATLGVPLAAVQQALEEQNAISTAGFFETGSERVQLRVSGNFQTVEEIRDFPIRVADRTFRIGDVADVHRGFNDPPAPRMRFMAEDAIGLAVAMKDGGDILILGKALEAEFARIQNNLPAGMQLRKVSDQPAAVKTGVGEFVQVLVEALTIVLLVSFFSLGLRTGMVVALAIPLVLAMTFAAMYYLGIGLHKISLGALVLALGLLVDDAIIAVEMMAIKMEQGFDRIKAASYAWTSTAFPMLTGTLITAAGFLPIATAQSGTGEYTRSIFQVVTLALLASWVAAVVFVPYLGEKLLPDLAKIHAAKHGTADGQFDPYGTPFYQRVRRLVEWCVRRRKTVIVLTVLLFVGSVALFRFVPQQFFPASGRLELMVDLKLAEGASLSNTAEQVKRLEALLKDHAGIDNYVAYVGTGSPRFYLPLDQQLPAPSFAQFVVLAKTIEDREPLRSWLITTLNEQFPALRSRVTRLENGPPVGYPVQFRVTGEHIEQVRALARKVATKVRENPYVANVHLDWEEPSKVVYLNVDQDRARALGVSTANLSSFLRSSLTGSSVSQYREDNELIEILLRGTVHERTELSLLPSLAVPTDNGTSVALSQIATLEYGFEEGVIWHRNRLPSVTVRADIYGKEQPATLVQQIFPTLAPIRAELPDGYLLEVGGTVEDAARGQQSVNAGVPLFIVVVLTLLMLQLRSFSRTAMVFLTAPLGLIGVTLFLLVFRQPFGFVAMLGTIALSGMIMRNSVILVDQIEQDIKAGLAPWQAIIEATVRRFRPIVLTALAAVLAMIPLSRSLFFGPMAVAIMGGLIVATALTLLFLPALYAAWFRVKKT comes from the coding sequence ATGGGCTTCAATCTTTCCGAATGGGCGCTGCGTAACCGCCAGATCGTCCTGTTCCTGATGTTGTTGCTGGCAATCGTCGGCGCGCTTTCCTACACCAAGCTCGGCCAGAGCGAAGACCCGCCGTTTACCTTCAAGGCCATGGTCATTCGCACCAACTGGCCGGGGGCTACGGCCGAAGAGGTTTCTCGCCAGGTCACCGAACGCATCGAAAAGAAACTGATGGAAACCGGCGATTACGAAAGAATCGTCTCGTTCTCCCGCCCGGGCGAATCCCAGGTGACTTTCATGGCCCGCGATTCCCTGCATTCGGCGCAGATTCCCGAGTTGTGGTACCAGATCCGCAAGAAGGTCAGTGACATCCGTCACACCTTGCCGCCGGGCATCCAGGGGCCGTTTTTCAACGATGAGTTCGGCACCACCTTCGGCAATATCTATGCGCTGACTGGCGATGGTTTTGACTACGGCGTGCTCAAGGATTACGCCGATCGCATCCAGATCCAACTGCAACGGGTCAAGGATGTGGGCAAGGTCGAACTGCTGGGTTTGCAGGACGAGAAAATCTGGATCGAACTGTCGAACGTGAAGCTGGCGACCCTCGGCGTGCCGCTGGCGGCAGTCCAGCAGGCGTTGGAAGAGCAGAACGCAATATCGACCGCAGGTTTTTTCGAAACCGGCAGCGAGCGAGTCCAACTACGGGTATCGGGAAATTTTCAGACAGTAGAAGAGATCCGCGACTTTCCCATTCGTGTCGCTGATCGCACGTTCCGTATCGGCGATGTCGCGGATGTGCATCGCGGTTTCAACGATCCGCCAGCCCCGCGCATGCGCTTTATGGCCGAAGATGCCATTGGTCTGGCCGTGGCGATGAAGGACGGCGGCGACATTCTGATTCTGGGCAAGGCCCTGGAGGCGGAGTTTGCCCGTATCCAGAACAACCTGCCGGCCGGCATGCAATTGCGTAAGGTCTCGGACCAGCCGGCGGCGGTGAAAACCGGTGTTGGCGAGTTCGTCCAGGTGCTGGTGGAGGCCCTGACGATCGTGTTGCTGGTGAGCTTCTTCTCCCTCGGGCTGCGGACCGGGATGGTGGTCGCCCTGGCGATTCCGCTGGTGCTGGCGATGACCTTCGCCGCGATGTATTACTTGGGCATCGGCCTGCACAAGATTTCCCTTGGCGCGCTGGTGTTGGCGTTGGGTCTGCTGGTGGATGACGCGATCATCGCGGTCGAGATGATGGCGATCAAAATGGAGCAGGGCTTCGACCGGATCAAGGCCGCCAGCTATGCCTGGACCAGCACCGCATTCCCGATGCTCACCGGTACGCTGATCACCGCTGCGGGTTTCCTGCCGATCGCCACGGCGCAGTCAGGCACCGGTGAGTACACCCGTTCGATTTTCCAGGTCGTCACCCTGGCGCTGCTGGCCTCCTGGGTGGCCGCGGTGGTGTTCGTGCCGTACCTGGGGGAGAAACTGTTGCCGGACCTGGCGAAAATTCATGCCGCCAAACACGGCACCGCTGATGGCCAGTTCGACCCCTACGGCACGCCGTTCTACCAGCGTGTCCGGCGCTTGGTGGAGTGGTGCGTGCGGCGGCGCAAAACCGTCATCGTGCTGACCGTGCTGTTATTTGTGGGCTCGGTGGCGCTGTTCCGTTTCGTGCCACAACAGTTCTTCCCGGCCTCGGGGCGACTTGAGCTGATGGTCGACCTGAAGCTGGCCGAAGGCGCGTCCCTGAGCAACACCGCCGAGCAGGTCAAGCGCCTTGAAGCGCTGCTCAAGGACCACGCGGGCATCGACAACTACGTGGCTTATGTCGGCACCGGTTCACCGCGCTTCTACCTGCCGCTGGATCAACAACTGCCGGCACCCAGCTTCGCCCAGTTCGTGGTGCTGGCCAAGACCATCGAAGACCGCGAGCCCCTGCGCAGCTGGTTGATCACCACGTTGAACGAGCAGTTCCCGGCCCTGCGCTCGCGGGTCACGCGCCTGGAAAATGGCCCGCCAGTGGGTTATCCGGTGCAGTTTCGCGTGACCGGTGAGCACATCGAACAAGTCCGGGCCCTGGCGCGGAAAGTGGCGACCAAGGTTCGTGAAAATCCCTACGTGGCCAACGTGCATCTGGATTGGGAAGAGCCGAGCAAGGTGGTGTACCTGAACGTCGATCAGGACCGCGCCCGAGCGTTGGGCGTGAGTACGGCTAACCTGTCGAGCTTTTTGCGCAGTTCCCTCACCGGCTCCAGCGTCAGCCAATACCGGGAAGACAACGAACTGATCGAGATTCTGCTGCGCGGCACGGTGCATGAGCGCACCGAATTGTCCCTGCTGCCGAGCCTGGCGGTGCCGACCGACAATGGCACAAGCGTTGCGCTGTCGCAGATCGCGACGCTGGAATACGGCTTCGAAGAAGGCGTTATCTGGCACCGCAATCGCCTGCCAAGTGTGACCGTGCGGGCTGATATCTATGGCAAGGAACAACCGGCGACCCTGGTGCAGCAGATATTCCCGACCCTGGCCCCGATTCGTGCCGAGCTGCCGGACGGTTATCTGCTGGAAGTGGGCGGTACGGTAGAGGATGCCGCCCGTGGCCAGCAATCGGTGAACGCCGGCGTGCCGCTGTTCATCGTCGTGGTGCTGACGTTGCTGATGCTGCAATTGCGCAGTTTTTCCCGCACGGCCATGGTGTTTCTCACCGCCCCCCTGGGACTGATCGGTGTCACGCTGTTCCTGCTGGTGTTCCGCCAGCCGTTCGGTTTCGTCGCCATGCTGGGCACCATCGCCTTGTCGGGGATGATCATGCGCAACTCGGTGATTCTGGTGGACCAGATCGAACAGGACATCAAGGCGGGGCTCGCCCCGTGGCAGGCGATCATCGAAGCCACTGTGCGACGGTTCCGCCCGATTGTGCTCACCGCGCTGGCGGCGGTGCTGGCGATGATTCCGCTGTCACGTAGCCTGTTCTTTGGCCCGATGGCGGTGGCGATCATGGGCGGGCTGATCGTGGCGACGGCGTTGACGCTGTTGTTCCTGCCGGCGTTGTATGCGGCGTGGTTCAGGGTCAAGAAGACCTGA
- a CDS encoding DUF4197 domain-containing protein, whose amino-acid sequence MLRSTLRFTSLCAGLLFCANTMALSLADLSQKDATGGLKDALTQGAQVAVKQLGTPGGFSNNPEVKIELPGKLGKVASKMKAFGMGDQVEQLEASMNQAAEAAVVQAQPILVNAVKNMSVSDAKGILSGGNDSATQYLNKSSREQIRAKFLPIVKQATDKVGLAQKYNTFAGQAATFGVLDAKSANIENYVTEQALDGLFEMIGKQEATIRQNPAAAASSLAKKVFGTL is encoded by the coding sequence ATGCTCCGCTCTACGCTCCGTTTCACCAGCCTGTGCGCCGGCCTGTTGTTCTGCGCCAACACCATGGCCCTGTCCCTGGCCGACCTCTCGCAGAAGGACGCCACCGGCGGCCTCAAGGACGCACTGACCCAGGGCGCCCAAGTAGCCGTCAAGCAGTTGGGCACACCCGGTGGCTTCAGCAACAACCCCGAGGTGAAGATCGAACTGCCGGGCAAGCTCGGTAAAGTCGCCAGCAAGATGAAAGCCTTTGGCATGGGCGATCAGGTCGAACAACTGGAAGCCAGCATGAACCAGGCCGCTGAAGCCGCTGTGGTCCAGGCCCAGCCGATCCTGGTCAATGCCGTGAAGAACATGAGTGTGAGCGATGCCAAGGGGATCCTGAGCGGCGGCAACGATTCCGCCACGCAGTACCTGAACAAGAGCAGCCGCGAGCAGATCCGCGCCAAGTTCCTGCCCATTGTCAAGCAAGCCACCGACAAGGTTGGCCTGGCGCAGAAATACAACACGTTCGCAGGCCAAGCGGCGACCTTCGGCGTGCTGGACGCCAAAAGCGCCAACATCGAAAACTACGTGACCGAACAAGCGCTGGACGGTTTGTTCGAGATGATCGGCAAACAGGAAGCCACCATCCGCCAGAACCCTGCGGCGGCGGCGAGCAGTTTGGCCAAGAAGGTGTTTGGTACGCTCTGA
- a CDS encoding YbaY family lipoprotein has protein sequence MKKLLLVAVATLLSACSSAPLASKNSLDGEVFYLQRIALPPTAVLSVSLQDVSLADAPAVVLDEQSGPVKGQVPLPFHLSYDPAQVKPGHRYAVSARIEVDGQLMFITTEQHTVQLDGKDPQPLKIRVNAAR, from the coding sequence ATGAAAAAGCTTCTTCTCGTCGCCGTTGCCACGTTACTCAGTGCCTGCTCCAGCGCACCGCTGGCGAGCAAAAACAGTCTCGACGGTGAAGTGTTCTACCTGCAGCGCATCGCCCTGCCGCCCACCGCTGTCTTAAGCGTGAGCCTGCAGGATGTGTCCCTGGCCGACGCCCCCGCGGTGGTGCTCGATGAACAGAGCGGTCCGGTCAAGGGCCAGGTCCCGCTGCCGTTTCACCTCAGCTATGATCCGGCCCAGGTCAAACCCGGCCATCGCTATGCTGTGAGCGCGCGCATTGAAGTGGACGGCCAGTTGATGTTCATCACCACCGAACAACACACCGTGCAGCTCGATGGCAAAGATCCACAGCCGCTGAAGATCCGCGTCAACGCCGCCCGCTGA
- the plsB gene encoding glycerol-3-phosphate 1-O-acyltransferase PlsB, with product MTRSPFRRLVFGTLRRLLYLWVRSETINQSSFTLNLDRSRPVFYVLQNPSLTDLAVLDTECTKAGLPRPVLPVSVGNLLEPAAFFYLTPEPDWLGRQDKRGAPPTLTRLVNALTHNAAEDAQIIPVSVFWGQSPDSESSPWKLLFADSWAVTGRLRRLLSIMILGRKTRVQFSAPIHLRELIEHDKGHERTVRMAQRILRIHFRNLKAAVIGPDISHRRNLVKGLLNQPLVKQAIADEAEREKITPEKAKAQALRYGNEIASDYTYTAIRFLEVVLSWFWNKIYDGIKVNHIEGVQKVAQGHEVIYVPCHRSHIDYLLLSYLLFRNGLTPPHIAAGINLNMPVIGGLLRRGGAFFMRRTFKGNPLYTAVFNEYLHTLFTKGFPVEYFVEGGRSRTGRMLQPKTGMLAITLRSFLRSSRMPIVFVPVYIGYERVLEGRTYLGELRGASKKKESIFDIFKVIGALKQRFGQVAVNFGEPIKLAEFLDGEQPGWRQQELGPQFKPAWLNATTHRLGERVARHLNEAAAINPVNLVALALLSTSRLALDDRAMARVLDLYLALLRKVPYSPHTTLPEGDGRALIEHVKGMHLLSEQSDALGKILYLDEQNAVLMTYYRNNVLHIFALPALLASFFQSTSRMSREQILRYTRALYPYLQSELFIRWSLEELDAVVDQWLEAFVEQGLLRFEKDLYLRPAPSSRHFVLLTLLSKSIAQTLQRFYMTVSLLLNSGQNSISAEELEDLCTVMAQRLSILHGLNAPEFFDKSLFRHFIQTMLDLDVLRRDEAGKLSYHELLGELAEGAAKRVLPAEIRLSIRQVALHRSEDAADQVIPVVAD from the coding sequence ATGACCCGTTCCCCGTTCCGCCGTCTTGTGTTTGGCACCCTGCGCCGACTGTTGTACCTCTGGGTTCGCTCCGAGACGATCAATCAGTCGTCCTTCACCCTCAACCTCGACCGCAGTCGTCCGGTGTTCTACGTCCTGCAAAACCCTTCGCTCACCGACCTGGCGGTGCTCGACACCGAGTGCACCAAGGCTGGCCTGCCCCGCCCGGTACTGCCGGTGTCCGTGGGCAACCTGTTGGAACCGGCGGCGTTTTTCTACCTGACCCCGGAGCCGGACTGGCTCGGCCGGCAGGACAAACGTGGCGCGCCGCCGACCCTGACGCGACTGGTCAATGCCCTGACCCACAACGCCGCCGAAGACGCACAGATCATCCCGGTCAGCGTGTTTTGGGGGCAGTCGCCCGACAGCGAATCCAGCCCGTGGAAACTGTTGTTCGCCGACAGCTGGGCCGTCACTGGCCGGCTGCGGCGCTTGCTGAGCATCATGATCCTGGGGCGCAAGACCCGCGTGCAGTTTTCCGCGCCGATCCATTTGCGCGAACTGATCGAGCACGACAAGGGCCACGAACGCACCGTGCGCATGGCCCAGCGGATCCTGCGGATACATTTTCGCAACTTGAAAGCGGCGGTCATTGGCCCGGACATTTCCCACCGACGCAATCTGGTCAAGGGGCTGCTGAACCAGCCGCTGGTCAAACAGGCGATTGCCGACGAGGCCGAGCGGGAAAAAATCACCCCGGAAAAAGCCAAGGCCCAAGCGCTGCGTTACGGCAACGAAATCGCCTCGGACTACACCTACACCGCGATCCGTTTCCTGGAAGTGGTGCTGAGCTGGTTCTGGAACAAGATCTACGACGGCATCAAGGTCAACCACATCGAAGGCGTGCAGAAGGTCGCCCAGGGCCACGAAGTCATCTACGTGCCGTGCCACCGCAGCCATATCGACTACCTGCTGCTGTCGTACCTGCTGTTTCGCAACGGCCTGACCCCGCCGCACATCGCCGCCGGCATCAACCTCAACATGCCGGTGATCGGCGGTCTGCTGCGTCGGGGCGGGGCGTTTTTCATGCGTCGCACCTTCAAGGGCAACCCGCTCTATACCGCGGTGTTCAACGAATACCTGCACACACTGTTCACCAAAGGCTTTCCGGTGGAGTATTTCGTCGAGGGCGGTCGCTCGCGCACCGGACGCATGCTGCAACCCAAGACCGGCATGCTCGCCATCACCTTGCGCAGCTTCCTGCGCTCATCGCGCATGCCCATCGTGTTCGTGCCGGTCTACATCGGCTATGAGCGCGTCCTGGAAGGCCGCACCTACCTGGGTGAACTGCGTGGGGCGAGCAAGAAGAAAGAATCGATCTTCGACATTTTCAAGGTCATCGGTGCCCTCAAGCAGCGCTTCGGCCAAGTAGCGGTGAACTTCGGTGAGCCGATCAAACTGGCGGAGTTTCTCGACGGCGAACAGCCAGGCTGGCGCCAACAGGAGCTGGGCCCGCAATTCAAACCGGCCTGGCTCAACGCAACCACCCACCGCCTCGGCGAGCGGGTGGCCCGGCACCTGAACGAAGCAGCGGCCATCAACCCGGTCAACCTGGTCGCCCTAGCGCTGCTGTCCACCAGCCGCCTGGCCCTGGACGACCGTGCCATGGCCCGGGTGCTGGACCTGTACCTGGCGTTGTTGCGCAAAGTGCCGTACTCGCCTCACACCACCTTGCCCGAGGGCGATGGTCGAGCGCTGATCGAGCACGTCAAAGGCATGCACCTGCTGTCGGAACAGAGCGATGCCCTGGGCAAGATTCTGTATCTGGACGAGCAGAATGCCGTCCTGATGACCTACTACCGCAACAACGTGCTGCACATCTTTGCCCTGCCGGCGTTGCTGGCGAGTTTCTTCCAAAGCACCTCGCGCATGAGCCGCGAACAGATCCTGCGCTACACCCGCGCCTTGTACCCCTACCTGCAATCGGAGCTGTTCATTCGCTGGTCACTGGAAGAACTGGACGCCGTGGTCGACCAATGGCTCGAAGCGTTCGTCGAACAAGGGCTGCTGCGTTTCGAAAAAGACCTGTATCTGCGCCCGGCCCCGAGCTCACGGCATTTCGTGCTGCTGACCCTGTTGTCCAAGAGCATCGCGCAGACCTTGCAGCGCTTCTACATGACCGTCTCCCTGCTGCTCAACAGCGGCCAGAACAGCATCAGCGCTGAAGAACTGGAAGACCTCTGCACGGTCATGGCCCAGCGCCTGTCGATCCTGCACGGCTTGAACGCACCGGAATTCTTCGACAAGAGCCTGTTCCGGCATTTCATCCAGACAATGCTGGACCTGGACGTACTGCGCCGGGACGAAGCGGGCAAGCTAAGCTATCACGAGCTGCTGGGTGAACTGGCCGAAGGTGCGGCCAAGCGGGTCCTGCCGGCGGAGATCCGTTTGTCGATCCGTCAGGTGGCGTTGCATCGCAGTGAAGATGCGGCAGATCAGGTCATCCCGGTGGTTGCGGACTGA
- a CDS encoding cold-shock protein: MAARETGNVKWFNDAKGYGFIQREGGADVFVHYRAIRGEGHRSLTEGQQVEYAVVEGQKGLQAEDVVGL, translated from the coding sequence ATGGCAGCACGCGAAACCGGCAATGTGAAGTGGTTCAACGACGCCAAAGGCTACGGCTTCATCCAGCGTGAAGGCGGGGCGGATGTATTCGTGCATTACCGCGCGATCCGTGGCGAAGGCCATCGTTCTCTGACTGAAGGCCAGCAGGTCGAGTACGCGGTGGTGGAAGGGCAGAAGGGCTTGCAGGCTGAGGATGTGGTGGGGTTGTAA
- a CDS encoding putative RNA methyltransferase, which produces MLACPICSEPLNAVDNGVVCPAGHRFDRARQGYLNLLPVQHKNSRDPGDNQAMVEARRDFLNAGHYAPVARRLAELAAERAPGRWLDIGCGEGYYTAQIADALPDADGYALDISREAVKRACKRDPRLTWLIASMARVPLADGCCQFLASVFSPLDWQEAKRLLSPGGGLMKVGPTSGHLMELRERLYDEVRQYTDDKHLALVPSGMVLDHSETLEFKLTLISGQDRANLLAMTPHGWRASAERRASVIEQAEPFEVTVSMRYDYFVLQ; this is translated from the coding sequence ATGCTCGCCTGCCCGATCTGCAGTGAACCGCTGAACGCGGTGGACAACGGCGTGGTGTGCCCGGCCGGCCATCGCTTCGACCGCGCGCGGCAGGGTTACCTGAACCTGCTGCCGGTGCAGCACAAGAACAGCCGCGATCCCGGCGACAACCAGGCGATGGTCGAAGCCCGCCGCGACTTCCTCAACGCCGGGCATTACGCCCCTGTCGCCCGGCGCCTGGCCGAACTGGCCGCCGAGCGCGCGCCCGGTCGCTGGCTGGACATCGGCTGTGGCGAGGGTTACTACACCGCGCAGATCGCCGACGCCTTGCCGGATGCCGATGGCTACGCCCTGGACATTTCCCGCGAGGCGGTCAAACGCGCCTGCAAACGCGATCCACGGCTGACCTGGTTGATCGCCAGCATGGCCCGCGTACCGCTGGCGGACGGCTGCTGCCAGTTTCTGGCCAGCGTGTTCAGCCCGCTGGACTGGCAGGAGGCCAAACGCCTGCTCAGCCCCGGTGGCGGCCTGATGAAGGTCGGCCCGACCAGCGGCCACCTGATGGAATTGCGCGAGCGACTGTACGACGAAGTGCGCCAGTACACGGATGACAAACACCTGGCCCTGGTGCCGTCGGGCATGGTGCTCGATCACAGCGAAACCCTCGAGTTCAAGCTCACACTCATAAGTGGCCAGGACCGCGCCAACCTGTTGGCGATGACGCCCCACGGCTGGCGCGCCAGTGCCGAACGCCGCGCCAGCGTGATCGAGCAGGCCGAGCCGTTCGAGGTCACCGTGTCGATGCGCTACGATTATTTCGTTCTTCAATAA
- the dapE gene encoding succinyl-diaminopimelate desuccinylase, with product MTAHADLSPTLQLACDLIRRPSVTPVDADCQKLMMQRLGSAGFTLEPMRIEDVDNFWASHGKHDGPVLCFAGHTDVVPTGPVQAWQLDPFDAVIDEQGMLCGRGAADMKGSLAAMVVAAERFVADYPDHKGSITFLITSDEEGPAHHGTKAVVERLKARQERLDWCIVGEPSSTTLVGDVVKNGRRGSLGAKLTVRGKQGHVAYPHLAKNPIHLAAPALAELAAEHWDHGNDFFPPTSFQISNLNAGTGATNVIPGDLVAVFNFRFSTESTVEGLQKRVADILDKHQLDWHIDWALSGLPFLTEPGALLDAVSSSIKDVTGRETKASTSGGTSDGRFIATMGTQVVELGPVNATIHQVNERVLAADLDVLTEIYYKTLIKLLA from the coding sequence ATGACGGCCCACGCCGACCTCTCGCCGACCCTGCAACTCGCCTGCGACCTGATCCGCCGTCCGTCCGTGACGCCGGTGGATGCCGATTGCCAGAAACTGATGATGCAGCGCCTGGGCAGCGCGGGCTTTACGCTCGAACCGATGCGCATCGAGGATGTGGATAACTTCTGGGCCAGCCATGGCAAGCATGACGGCCCGGTGCTGTGTTTCGCCGGGCACACCGACGTGGTGCCGACCGGTCCAGTGCAGGCCTGGCAGCTCGACCCGTTCGATGCGGTCATCGACGAACAGGGCATGCTCTGTGGCCGTGGCGCGGCGGACATGAAAGGCAGCCTGGCGGCGATGGTGGTGGCAGCGGAACGGTTTGTCGCCGACTACCCGGACCACAAGGGCTCGATCACCTTTCTGATCACCAGCGACGAAGAAGGCCCGGCCCACCACGGCACCAAGGCCGTGGTCGAGCGCCTCAAGGCCCGCCAGGAACGCCTGGACTGGTGCATCGTCGGCGAGCCGTCGAGCACCACCCTGGTGGGTGACGTGGTCAAGAACGGCCGCCGCGGCTCCCTCGGCGCCAAACTGACGGTGCGCGGCAAGCAAGGCCACGTGGCCTATCCGCACCTGGCGAAGAACCCCATCCATCTGGCCGCGCCGGCCCTGGCAGAGTTGGCCGCCGAGCATTGGGACCACGGCAACGACTTCTTCCCGCCCACCAGTTTCCAGATTTCCAACCTCAACGCCGGCACTGGCGCGACCAACGTGATCCCTGGCGACCTGGTGGCGGTGTTCAACTTCCGCTTCTCTACCGAGTCCACCGTCGAAGGCTTGCAAAAACGCGTCGCCGATATCCTCGACAAGCATCAACTGGACTGGCACATCGATTGGGCGTTGTCGGGCCTGCCATTCCTCACCGAACCAGGCGCGTTGCTGGATGCCGTGTCTTCGAGCATCAAGGATGTCACCGGTCGCGAGACAAAAGCCTCCACCAGCGGTGGCACCTCCGATGGCCGCTTCATCGCCACCATGGGCACCCAAGTGGTGGAACTGGGGCCGGTCAACGCGACCATCCACCAGGTCAACGAGCGCGTGCTGGCGGCCGATCTCGACGTACTGACCGAGATCTACTACAAGACGCTGATCAAGTTGCTCGCCTGA
- the tcdA gene encoding tRNA cyclic N6-threonylcarbamoyladenosine(37) synthase TcdA: MSTEDPRFAGIARLYGIEGLERLRAAHVAIVGVGGVGSWAAEAIARCGVGEISLFDLDDVCVSNANRQLHALDSTVGKPKVEVMAERLRGINPDCTVHAVADFVTRDTMAEYITPNIDCVIDCIDSVNAKAALIAWCKRRKIQIITTGGAGGQIDPTLIQVCDLNRTFNDPLASKVRSTLRRDYGFSRTVTRHYSVPCVFSTEQLRYPKPDGSICLQKSFVGDGVKLDCAGGFGAVMMVTATFGMVAATKAVDKIVAGVRRPADRVKPQV, translated from the coding sequence ATGAGTACAGAAGATCCACGGTTTGCCGGTATCGCCCGTTTGTATGGCATCGAAGGCCTGGAGCGCCTGCGGGCGGCCCATGTGGCGATTGTCGGGGTGGGCGGCGTTGGTTCCTGGGCGGCGGAAGCCATCGCCCGGTGCGGCGTGGGCGAGATTTCGCTGTTCGACCTGGATGATGTCTGCGTCAGCAATGCCAACCGCCAACTGCACGCCCTGGACAGCACCGTCGGCAAACCCAAGGTCGAGGTGATGGCCGAGCGCCTACGCGGCATCAATCCCGACTGCACGGTGCATGCCGTGGCGGATTTCGTCACCCGCGACACCATGGCCGAATACATCACGCCGAACATCGATTGCGTGATCGACTGCATCGACAGCGTCAACGCCAAGGCGGCGCTGATCGCCTGGTGCAAGCGCCGCAAGATCCAGATCATCACCACCGGCGGCGCGGGCGGGCAGATCGACCCGACGTTGATCCAGGTGTGCGACTTGAACCGCACGTTCAATGATCCGCTGGCCTCGAAAGTGCGTTCTACCTTGCGCCGCGATTACGGTTTTTCCCGTACCGTGACCCGCCATTACAGCGTGCCCTGCGTGTTCTCCACCGAGCAACTGCGCTACCCGAAACCGGACGGCAGCATTTGCTTGCAGAAGAGCTTTGTCGGCGATGGCGTCAAGCTCGACTGTGCTGGCGGGTTTGGTGCGGTGATGATGGTCACGGCGACGTTCGGCATGGTCGCGGCGACCAAGGCTGTGGATAAGATTGTGGCGGGTGTGCGGCGGCCGGCGGACCGGGTTAAGCCTCAGGTTTGA
- a CDS encoding SufE family protein, protein MSLPADAATALQVFQDASGWEQRARLLMQWGERLPPLSDADKCDANLVHGCESQVWLVGRLQDGHWQFAASSDARLIRGLVALLLARVNGLSADELQQVDLPGWFNQLGLSRQLSPSRSNGLNAVLKRMLELTE, encoded by the coding sequence ATGAGCCTGCCGGCCGACGCGGCCACAGCGCTGCAAGTGTTTCAGGACGCATCGGGTTGGGAACAACGCGCCCGGCTACTGATGCAATGGGGCGAGCGCCTGCCGCCCTTGAGCGATGCGGATAAGTGCGACGCCAATCTCGTCCATGGTTGTGAAAGTCAGGTGTGGTTGGTGGGACGGCTGCAGGACGGACATTGGCAGTTTGCCGCCAGCAGCGATGCGCGGTTGATTCGTGGGCTGGTGGCGTTGCTGCTGGCGCGGGTCAACGGCTTGTCGGCTGACGAGTTGCAGCAGGTGGATTTGCCGGGGTGGTTCAATCAGTTGGGATTGTCACGGCAGTTGTCGCCTTCGCGCAGCAATGGTTTGAATGCGGTGTTGAAGCGGATGCTTGAGTTGACTGAATGA